From the Mycobacteriales bacterium genome, one window contains:
- a CDS encoding IclR family transcriptional regulator, with protein SVATALDVLDCLADEPELGVSELGRRLGISKSTAHRLVTTLCQKGYLQQVPDTRSYRLGIRLHELGETVASRSPLRDRALPLLESLRNQTGETVHLAVPEGNQMFYVERLESYQGLRFSSRVGRLRPIHLTSSGKAVAAFNPTVAEAACANEFERRTPRTIRTKEQFLRCLAETRARGYAYSIEEDEPGLASVAAPVLDRTGIARAAISVAGPAARIAGEHMNQTARRVRAAAAQLMSVESVWWSGTGFR; from the coding sequence TCGGTCGCCACGGCGCTCGACGTGCTCGACTGCCTGGCCGACGAGCCGGAGCTCGGGGTCAGTGAGCTGGGTCGCCGGCTCGGGATCTCGAAGAGCACCGCCCATCGCCTCGTGACCACGCTGTGCCAGAAGGGCTACCTCCAGCAGGTGCCGGACACCCGCTCCTACCGCCTCGGCATCCGCCTGCACGAGCTGGGGGAGACCGTGGCGAGCCGCAGCCCGCTGCGCGACCGCGCGCTGCCGTTGCTCGAGTCCCTGCGCAACCAGACCGGCGAGACCGTTCACCTCGCCGTCCCCGAAGGCAACCAGATGTTCTACGTCGAGCGGCTCGAGAGCTACCAGGGACTGCGCTTCTCCTCCCGGGTGGGCCGGTTGCGCCCGATCCACCTGACCAGCTCGGGCAAGGCAGTGGCGGCGTTCAACCCGACCGTCGCCGAGGCGGCGTGCGCCAACGAGTTCGAGCGTCGTACGCCGCGAACCATCCGCACCAAGGAGCAGTTCCTGCGCTGTCTCGCCGAGACCCGCGCCCGCGGCTACGCCTACTCGATCGAGGAGGACGAGCCCGGCCTCGCGTCGGTTGCCGCACCGGTCCTGGACCGGACCGGCATCGCGCGCGCCGCGATTTCCGTGGCCGGACCGGCCGCCCGGATCGCCGGCGAGCACATGAACCAGACCGCCCGCCGGGTCCGCGCCGCCGCGGCCCAGCTGATGAGCGTGGAGTCGGTGTGGTGGAGCGGGACCGGGTTCCGCTGA
- a CDS encoding PEP-utilizing enzyme, whose protein sequence is MAESGGRFTDPYDIATPEGADGWQSMYPSYLLFGDDLRERDRDKLWFFDQMHNPEPVYPFDLMMPESWLVSLNQYTTRIWNLPTALGIEQRIVNGYLYLSPNVIEDPAQIAEREPIFAERARHYFENWDTIYEDWVGKATDCIARLKAMHFEPLGVREPTETVTSARGITTAFDLLAGYSRLLENMHEMAYYHFEMLNLAYGAYLTFLEFCKTNFPAITDDLVARMVAGIDVILYRPDSELRRLAHRAVELGVGDVLKSPGSPDDVVSAMEASPEGKEWLADLESIKDPWFYYSTGAGYCHANRAWIDDMTPPFAAMRDYVARIERGEDLSRPLEHLQAERERIASGYRDLLDEEHRAGFDALLGLSRQVFPYVENHNFYVEHWHHSIFFNKARELGAVLVAAGMLERDDDIYFLHRYEVYSVLYEAEVRWSIGVPTSGEHTWRREIERRRRIYAALESWRPPPALGVPPEVVTEPITVTLFGINSDTINRWLAADGAGAAEEFHGLAASPGVVEGTARVVHRVEELDQLVDGEILVCPLTAPSWSIVFARIAAAVSDGGGIMSHAAIVSREYELPAVVATGIGTQLVKTGDRLRVDGDNGVVTFLSRAADSAESAG, encoded by the coding sequence ATGGCTGAGTCGGGCGGTCGCTTCACCGATCCGTACGACATCGCCACGCCGGAAGGCGCCGACGGTTGGCAGTCGATGTACCCGTCGTACCTGCTGTTCGGCGACGACCTTCGCGAGCGCGACCGGGACAAGCTCTGGTTCTTCGACCAGATGCACAACCCGGAGCCGGTCTACCCGTTCGACCTGATGATGCCGGAGAGCTGGCTGGTTTCGCTGAACCAGTACACGACCCGGATCTGGAACCTCCCGACCGCACTTGGCATCGAGCAGCGCATCGTCAACGGCTACCTCTACCTGAGCCCGAACGTGATCGAGGACCCCGCGCAGATCGCCGAGCGCGAGCCGATCTTCGCCGAGCGCGCCCGGCACTACTTCGAGAACTGGGACACGATCTACGAGGACTGGGTCGGCAAGGCGACCGACTGCATCGCCCGGTTGAAGGCGATGCACTTCGAACCGCTCGGGGTGCGCGAACCGACCGAGACGGTGACCTCGGCGCGCGGCATCACGACCGCCTTCGATCTGCTGGCCGGCTACAGCCGGCTGCTCGAAAACATGCACGAGATGGCCTACTACCACTTCGAGATGCTCAACCTCGCCTACGGCGCCTACCTGACCTTCCTCGAGTTCTGCAAGACCAACTTCCCCGCCATCACCGACGACCTGGTTGCGCGGATGGTGGCCGGGATCGACGTGATCCTTTACCGCCCGGACAGCGAGCTGCGCCGGCTCGCCCACCGCGCGGTCGAGCTCGGCGTCGGCGACGTTCTCAAGTCCCCCGGCAGTCCCGATGACGTCGTCAGCGCGATGGAAGCCAGCCCGGAGGGCAAGGAGTGGCTGGCCGACCTGGAGAGCATCAAGGACCCCTGGTTCTACTACTCGACCGGAGCCGGCTACTGCCACGCGAACCGCGCGTGGATCGACGACATGACCCCGCCGTTCGCAGCCATGCGCGACTACGTCGCGCGGATCGAGCGCGGCGAGGACCTCAGTCGGCCGCTCGAGCACCTGCAGGCCGAGCGCGAACGGATCGCGTCCGGCTACCGCGACCTGCTCGACGAGGAGCACCGGGCCGGGTTCGACGCCCTGCTCGGCCTGTCGCGCCAGGTCTTCCCCTACGTCGAGAACCACAACTTCTACGTCGAGCACTGGCACCACTCGATCTTCTTCAACAAGGCGCGAGAGCTCGGCGCCGTGCTGGTCGCCGCAGGGATGCTCGAGCGCGACGACGACATCTACTTCCTGCACCGCTACGAGGTGTACAGCGTTCTCTACGAGGCCGAGGTGCGCTGGTCGATCGGCGTGCCCACGTCCGGTGAGCACACCTGGCGGCGGGAGATCGAGCGCCGCCGGCGGATCTACGCCGCGCTCGAGTCCTGGCGCCCGCCGCCGGCGCTCGGCGTGCCACCCGAGGTCGTCACCGAGCCGATCACGGTGACGTTGTTCGGCATCAACAGCGACACCATCAACCGCTGGCTGGCCGCCGACGGCGCCGGCGCAGCCGAGGAGTTCCACGGCCTCGCCGCCTCACCCGGCGTGGTCGAGGGCACCGCGCGGGTCGTGCACCGGGTCGAGGAGCTGGACCAGCTGGTGGACGGCGAGATCCTGGTCTGCCCGCTCACCGCGCCCAGCTGGTCGATCGTGTTCGCGCGAATCGCCGCGGCGGTCTCCGACGGTGGCGGCATCATGTCGCACGCCGCGATCGTGTCCCGCGAGTACGAGCTTCCGGCCGTCGTCGCCACGGGCATCGGCACCCAGCTGGTGAAGACCGGCGACCGGCTACGCGTCGACGGCGACAACGGTGTGGTGACGTTCCTGTCCCGAGCAGCGGACTCCGCGGAGAGCGCCGGGTGA
- a CDS encoding PEP/pyruvate-binding domain-containing protein: MTELTMSDERNVGGSSRYVRVTASCTADDVETVGGKAVGLGSLLRAGQRVPASFVVTAAAYADYVASGTEDSGLLRDDVRLALAQAYDLLCEQRSDLLTVAVRSSATVEDAHDASFAGQFRTYLGARGVDSVIDQVELCWMTARDPHVDSYRAHREVGPEGSVAVIVQELVHARAAGVMFTQHPRTGDRSLVVIEAAHGLGEAVVGGEITPDLFEVNKITRQVQTRRLGHKVVEHRLTSDGRGVQVHPVEPERQQQWAISDEEIAELLRMAAELEAALGRGLDIEWAIGTTGEPAGTDELFALQVRPITIDHDAGRAGTSHANPIDVVLGRLSGRATGSGG; the protein is encoded by the coding sequence GTGACCGAGCTGACCATGAGCGACGAGCGCAACGTCGGCGGCTCGAGCCGCTACGTGCGCGTCACCGCCTCCTGCACCGCCGACGACGTCGAGACCGTGGGCGGGAAGGCGGTCGGCCTGGGATCGCTGCTGCGGGCCGGGCAACGGGTGCCGGCGTCCTTCGTCGTCACCGCTGCCGCGTACGCCGACTACGTAGCGAGCGGGACCGAGGACTCGGGCCTGCTGCGCGACGACGTCCGGCTGGCGCTGGCGCAGGCCTACGACCTGCTCTGCGAGCAGCGCAGTGACCTGCTCACCGTTGCGGTCCGTTCCAGCGCGACCGTCGAAGATGCGCACGACGCGAGCTTCGCCGGCCAGTTCCGCACCTACCTCGGCGCACGCGGAGTCGACTCGGTCATCGACCAGGTCGAGCTGTGCTGGATGACCGCCCGCGACCCTCACGTCGACTCCTACCGCGCGCACCGCGAGGTCGGGCCGGAGGGCTCGGTCGCGGTCATCGTGCAGGAGCTCGTGCACGCCCGCGCGGCCGGCGTCATGTTCACCCAGCACCCGCGCACCGGCGACCGGTCACTCGTCGTGATCGAGGCGGCGCACGGGCTGGGCGAGGCGGTGGTCGGCGGCGAGATCACGCCGGACCTGTTCGAGGTCAACAAGATCACGCGTCAGGTGCAGACCCGCCGGCTCGGCCACAAGGTGGTCGAGCATCGGCTCACCTCCGACGGCCGCGGCGTGCAGGTGCATCCGGTCGAGCCGGAGCGCCAGCAGCAATGGGCGATCAGCGACGAGGAGATCGCCGAGCTGCTACGGATGGCGGCCGAGCTCGAAGCGGCGCTGGGGCGCGGCCTCGACATCGAGTGGGCGATCGGCACGACCGGAGAGCCCGCAGGCACCGACGAGCTGTTCGCGCTCCAGGTCCGGCCGATCACGATCGACCACGACGCGGGCCGGGCCGGCACCAGCCACGCGAACCCGATCGACGTCGTTCTCGGCCGGCTGTCCGGCCGCGCGACCGGGAGCGGTGGATGA
- a CDS encoding amidase, which translates to MSRSAGTTTSAARGIDEMRAVAQGTTSVVAAAAEALATIERLDAEIGAFRIVEPELVAAAAAAADADPSLPLRGLIVGVKDVIDTADLPTGYGSPLFADHQPVADSDLVAACRRAGAVVAGKTESTEFAMFTPTRTRNPIDPSRTPGGSSSGSAAAVAAGMVPVAFGTQTAGSVIRPAAYCGVYGYKPVKGWVSTAGIWKLTDSFDTVGIFARNVADLTMTYYGVRGDPQPAERMAVLRPDGVRPRIAVLDTEAWGECEPEVDAAIEWGAEELVAHGCHVEPLDLPAEWADLPAVHATIMAVEVAHNLHARLGDDVERISPSAREIVARGDACSADEHDAARTATAAAVERLSALEADFDVILAPSALGVAPTGLEFTGDPVMCRPWTLLCAPATNLPYYRRADGLPVGVQAVGVRADDESFLTSLAWLEAALGDSTTNPPFDEE; encoded by the coding sequence ATGAGCCGGTCGGCCGGTACGACGACGAGCGCCGCGAGGGGCATCGATGAGATGCGCGCGGTGGCGCAGGGCACCACGTCGGTCGTCGCCGCCGCCGCCGAAGCCCTGGCCACGATCGAACGGCTGGACGCCGAGATCGGCGCTTTCAGGATCGTCGAGCCGGAGCTGGTCGCAGCGGCGGCCGCGGCAGCGGACGCCGATCCCAGCCTGCCGCTACGCGGGTTGATCGTCGGCGTGAAGGACGTGATCGACACCGCCGACCTGCCGACCGGCTACGGATCGCCCCTGTTTGCCGACCACCAACCCGTGGCCGACTCCGACCTCGTCGCCGCCTGCCGCCGGGCCGGCGCGGTCGTGGCCGGCAAGACCGAGTCGACCGAGTTCGCGATGTTCACGCCGACGCGGACCCGCAATCCGATCGATCCTTCCCGGACTCCCGGCGGTTCGTCGAGCGGATCGGCGGCGGCCGTCGCGGCCGGCATGGTGCCGGTCGCGTTCGGCACCCAGACCGCGGGCTCGGTGATCCGGCCGGCGGCGTACTGCGGGGTGTACGGCTACAAGCCGGTCAAGGGCTGGGTCTCCACCGCCGGGATCTGGAAGCTGACCGACTCCTTCGACACGGTGGGGATCTTCGCGCGCAACGTCGCGGACCTGACGATGACCTACTACGGCGTGCGCGGTGACCCGCAACCGGCCGAGCGGATGGCAGTTCTGCGGCCGGACGGCGTCCGACCGCGGATCGCCGTGCTCGACACCGAAGCCTGGGGCGAGTGCGAGCCGGAGGTCGACGCAGCGATCGAGTGGGGCGCCGAGGAGCTGGTCGCGCACGGCTGTCACGTCGAGCCGCTCGACCTGCCGGCCGAGTGGGCCGACCTCCCGGCGGTGCACGCCACGATCATGGCGGTCGAGGTGGCCCACAACCTGCACGCCCGGCTCGGCGACGACGTCGAGCGCATTTCGCCGAGCGCCCGCGAGATCGTCGCGCGCGGAGATGCCTGCTCCGCCGACGAGCACGATGCCGCCCGCACCGCGACTGCGGCTGCCGTCGAACGGCTGTCCGCTCTCGAGGCCGACTTCGACGTGATCCTCGCTCCCAGCGCATTGGGGGTGGCACCGACCGGGCTCGAGTTCACCGGCGACCCGGTGATGTGCCGGCCGTGGACCTTGCTCTGCGCGCCGGCGACCAACCTGCCCTACTACCGCCGCGCCGATGGCCTTCCGGTCGGCGTACAAGCCGTCGGAGTCCGCGCCGACGACGAGTCCTTCCTGACCTCACTCGCCTGGCTCGAAGCGGCGCTCGGCGACTCGACCACCAACCCACCCTTCGACGAGGAGTGA
- a CDS encoding cytosine permease, translating to MTNLEAGAAVAAGHANDQFGSIETRGIDMIPEVERKSKPYELFTVFFGPQFGYGNMLFGALPIAFGLGWWPAFWSITVGSLIGSLVFLAVTPASPKTGTNTQVTSGGAFGVRGRLIGSGITWFIAMGFFVILVYTSGQAVIYTFNRWWGTPTGLGALSLAMAGVILATVGAAILGHRTLERSDRVVTVLAIVVGILLFAVFAGKFHAIPNDSKEYLLGTFWPTWFLATTTAASLPISWGPFVGDYARYIPTNSSSRVVGAYGFGGIFMGCWLAMIAAAFAATAFPGQAFDFVGGITSAAPSWFLLPMLIMLGLASNIMSAAMSLYNAALDISSWPFFLRFKRWHIAVVLSVIALGLTYLLVVATNFISNLEAFVTIMIVSATPWMVIVGIHYLMNKGKYNAVDLHAFAIPGARGRYWYTGGINPAAAIAWLAGAGFGLLFSTTTLLTGALESSVKGVDLSWLMAGLGGGLVYVVLTLFQKGGAEAGIGVELEATAAS from the coding sequence ATGACCAATCTCGAGGCCGGCGCTGCCGTAGCCGCGGGGCACGCCAACGACCAGTTCGGGTCGATCGAGACCCGGGGGATCGACATGATCCCCGAGGTCGAGCGCAAGTCGAAGCCGTACGAGCTGTTCACCGTGTTCTTCGGTCCGCAGTTCGGCTACGGAAACATGTTGTTCGGCGCCCTGCCGATCGCGTTCGGGCTCGGCTGGTGGCCTGCGTTCTGGTCGATCACGGTCGGCTCGCTGATCGGCTCGCTCGTGTTCCTCGCGGTCACGCCGGCCAGCCCGAAGACCGGGACCAACACCCAGGTGACGAGCGGCGGGGCGTTCGGCGTACGGGGTCGGCTGATCGGGTCCGGGATCACGTGGTTCATCGCGATGGGGTTCTTCGTGATTCTGGTCTACACGTCCGGGCAGGCCGTGATCTACACCTTCAACCGATGGTGGGGCACACCGACCGGCCTCGGTGCGCTGTCCCTCGCGATGGCGGGCGTGATCCTCGCGACCGTCGGAGCCGCGATCCTCGGCCACCGCACCCTCGAGCGCAGCGACCGGGTGGTGACGGTCCTGGCGATCGTCGTCGGCATCCTGCTCTTCGCGGTGTTCGCCGGGAAGTTCCACGCGATCCCCAACGACAGCAAGGAGTACCTGCTCGGCACGTTCTGGCCGACCTGGTTCCTTGCGACGACGACGGCGGCGTCCCTGCCGATCTCGTGGGGCCCGTTCGTCGGTGACTACGCGCGCTACATCCCGACCAACTCCTCGTCGCGGGTGGTCGGCGCCTATGGCTTCGGCGGCATCTTCATGGGTTGCTGGCTTGCGATGATCGCGGCGGCGTTCGCCGCGACCGCGTTCCCGGGTCAGGCGTTCGACTTCGTGGGTGGCATCACGTCGGCTGCGCCGTCGTGGTTCCTCCTGCCGATGCTCATCATGCTCGGCCTCGCGTCGAACATCATGAGCGCGGCGATGTCGCTCTACAACGCGGCGCTGGACATCAGCTCCTGGCCGTTCTTCCTGCGCTTCAAGCGCTGGCACATCGCCGTCGTGCTGAGCGTGATCGCGCTGGGTCTGACCTACCTGCTGGTGGTGGCGACGAACTTCATCTCCAACCTGGAGGCGTTCGTGACGATCATGATCGTCAGTGCGACGCCGTGGATGGTCATCGTCGGCATCCACTACCTGATGAACAAGGGCAAGTACAACGCCGTCGACCTGCACGCGTTCGCCATCCCGGGCGCGCGCGGCCGCTACTGGTACACGGGCGGGATCAATCCCGCGGCGGCGATCGCCTGGCTGGCCGGTGCCGGGTTCGGGCTGCTGTTCTCGACCACGACGCTGCTCACCGGAGCGCTCGAGAGCTCGGTCAAAGGCGTCGATCTGTCGTGGCTCATGGCCGGTCTAGGTGGCGGCTTGGTCTACGTCGTGCTGACCCTGTTCCAGAAGGGCGGCGCGGAGGCCGGGATCGGGGTCGAGCTGGAGGCGACGGCAGCGTCGTGA
- a CDS encoding alpha/beta hydrolase, translating to MFFTSGGYQLHAARHASGGSGPPVVMVPGITTPAAAFAFAAERWTRSAAIGDVYVLDMRGRGLSERTPSGTHRAGDYADDVLALIAAAQIDRPLLVGHSLGARVVAAAYARVPGCSRGVVAIDPPMSGPGRRPYPTGLDVFVGGIHDGREGKGVEQARHHYPTWTEEQLVSRGEWIGSCDEVAVVESYSWFHLEAFEPIWAEVPAPALLLYGDASPVVTAPDVMTLQQTNPRAAHHAVAGCGHMVPWDNLDDTTAEIERFLTTTEERAS from the coding sequence ATGTTCTTCACGTCTGGGGGGTACCAGCTGCACGCCGCTCGCCATGCGAGCGGCGGCAGCGGGCCGCCGGTCGTCATGGTTCCGGGGATCACGACGCCGGCGGCTGCCTTCGCCTTCGCGGCGGAGCGGTGGACCCGCTCCGCCGCGATCGGCGACGTCTACGTCCTGGACATGCGTGGGCGCGGTCTGTCCGAACGCACGCCATCAGGCACGCACCGAGCCGGCGACTACGCCGATGACGTGCTCGCCCTGATCGCCGCGGCGCAGATCGACCGGCCACTGCTCGTCGGGCACTCGCTCGGCGCCCGCGTCGTCGCGGCTGCGTATGCCCGGGTCCCCGGCTGCAGCCGCGGCGTCGTGGCGATCGACCCACCGATGTCCGGCCCCGGCCGGCGACCGTACCCGACCGGTCTGGACGTGTTCGTCGGCGGCATTCACGACGGTCGTGAAGGCAAGGGCGTCGAGCAGGCGCGGCACCACTACCCGACCTGGACCGAGGAGCAGCTCGTCTCGCGCGGGGAGTGGATCGGCTCCTGTGACGAGGTCGCCGTGGTGGAGAGCTACTCCTGGTTCCACCTCGAAGCCTTCGAGCCGATCTGGGCCGAGGTGCCGGCGCCGGCCTTGCTGCTCTACGGCGATGCCAGCCCGGTCGTCACGGCGCCGGACGTGATGACGCTCCAGCAGACGAACCCGCGAGCCGCGCACCACGCGGTGGCCGGGTGTGGGCACATGGTGCCGTGGGACAACCTCGACGACACGACCGCTGAGATCGAGCGGTTCTTGACCACAACCGAAGAGAGGGCGAGTTGA
- a CDS encoding Asp/Glu racemase, with protein MPERALRIGMVVPSSNVTMETEVPALLRRREAALPERFTFHSARVRMKRVEAAELAVMNAQGAAAAAALADADCDVIAYACLVAAMVDDRGYAAIEGELAAAARENGRDVPVFSSAGALVEAIRSLGARSVALVAPYVPDLTATVVAGIEAGGVRVCDAVSLGVEDNLKVAELPPAQLPKLARRLDIEQADAVILSACVQMPSLPSIAVVEAELGRPVLSAATATTWKMLRVLDLHGGVEGAGSLLAG; from the coding sequence GTGCCGGAGCGCGCGTTGCGGATCGGGATGGTGGTGCCGAGCTCCAACGTCACCATGGAAACCGAAGTCCCGGCGCTGTTGCGACGGCGCGAAGCGGCACTGCCCGAGCGGTTCACGTTCCACTCCGCGCGGGTTCGGATGAAGCGCGTGGAGGCCGCCGAGCTGGCGGTGATGAACGCGCAGGGCGCCGCGGCCGCCGCCGCGCTGGCCGACGCCGACTGCGATGTCATCGCGTACGCGTGCCTGGTCGCGGCAATGGTGGACGACCGCGGGTATGCAGCGATCGAGGGCGAGCTTGCCGCCGCTGCCCGGGAGAATGGACGGGACGTGCCGGTGTTCTCCAGCGCCGGTGCACTGGTCGAGGCGATCCGCTCCCTCGGCGCCCGCTCGGTCGCGCTCGTCGCGCCGTACGTCCCCGACCTGACCGCCACGGTCGTCGCCGGCATCGAGGCCGGCGGCGTACGGGTGTGCGACGCCGTGAGCCTGGGCGTCGAGGACAACTTGAAGGTCGCCGAGCTGCCGCCAGCCCAGCTGCCGAAGCTGGCCCGGCGACTCGACATCGAGCAGGCGGACGCCGTGATCCTCTCGGCCTGCGTGCAGATGCCTTCGCTGCCGAGCATCGCGGTGGTCGAGGCGGAGCTGGGCCGTCCGGTGCTCAGCGCCGCGACCGCGACGACGTGGAAGATGCTGCGCGTCCTCGATCTGCACGGCGGGGTCGAGGGCGCCGGCTCGCTGCTCGCCGGCTAG
- a CDS encoding MFS transporter: MADDRAVSGWSMYSWANHGWETTVATVLAGPWLLSLATKHHPKHSILFSVGPLHLRTESYPSFVITVAALVQLLVLPLLGSAADHRRSIERWLALACLGGSAVAVAFAATSGGEYVAAGVLLLLGSQAYGASNVLYNALLPGLAAPDERDAISSRGFAYGYLGGGLLLAANLALLLAHHAIGLDKSTAVRICFVSAGLWWAGWGLWSLRRLPPPAELFDDASRPGNRPRLREAIAVLRQRPQTLRYLIAYLLFSDAISAVIALSSTFITHELFGDSASKAATFLFALILMIQFVAMGGAVLAARVAARIGARRSILASLVVWCLLILYTYLELHSKLQAVVVGVGIGIVLGGSQALARSLWAQLVPRGQEATYFGLYEVANEGTSWAAPLLFTIVVNATGSFRQAILSLLVLFVAGGVLLWRTNIDVAIDEAAAPTQVVAGQ, translated from the coding sequence GTGGCCGACGATCGAGCCGTCTCCGGCTGGTCGATGTACTCCTGGGCCAACCACGGCTGGGAGACGACCGTTGCCACCGTGCTCGCCGGCCCGTGGCTGCTGTCGCTCGCGACCAAGCACCACCCGAAACACTCGATCCTGTTCTCGGTCGGCCCGCTGCATCTGCGCACCGAGTCCTACCCGTCGTTCGTCATCACGGTGGCCGCCCTGGTCCAGCTGCTCGTGCTGCCGTTGCTCGGCTCCGCCGCGGACCATCGCCGCTCGATCGAGCGCTGGCTCGCGCTGGCCTGCCTCGGCGGCTCGGCCGTCGCGGTGGCGTTCGCGGCCACCTCGGGGGGTGAGTACGTCGCGGCCGGCGTACTGCTCCTGCTCGGCAGCCAGGCGTACGGCGCTTCGAACGTGCTCTACAACGCCCTGCTACCCGGCCTGGCCGCACCGGACGAGCGGGATGCGATCTCCAGCCGTGGCTTCGCCTACGGCTACCTCGGCGGCGGCCTGCTGCTGGCGGCCAACCTCGCGCTGCTGCTCGCCCACCACGCGATCGGGCTCGACAAGTCCACCGCGGTCAGGATCTGCTTCGTCTCCGCCGGGCTGTGGTGGGCCGGGTGGGGACTCTGGTCGCTGCGGCGGCTGCCGCCACCGGCCGAGCTGTTCGACGACGCCTCGCGCCCGGGGAACCGGCCCCGGTTGCGCGAAGCGATCGCGGTGTTGCGGCAGCGACCGCAGACCCTGCGCTACCTGATCGCCTATCTGCTCTTCTCGGACGCGATCTCCGCGGTGATCGCGCTGTCGTCGACCTTTATCACCCACGAGCTGTTCGGTGACAGCGCGTCCAAGGCGGCCACCTTCCTGTTCGCGCTCATCCTCATGATCCAGTTCGTCGCGATGGGTGGCGCGGTGCTCGCCGCACGGGTGGCGGCCCGGATCGGCGCCCGCCGGTCGATCCTTGCCAGCTTGGTGGTCTGGTGCCTGCTGATCCTCTACACCTACCTCGAGCTGCACTCGAAGCTGCAGGCGGTCGTCGTCGGCGTGGGGATCGGGATCGTGCTCGGCGGCTCGCAGGCGCTGGCCCGCTCCCTGTGGGCTCAGCTCGTGCCGCGCGGTCAGGAGGCGACCTACTTCGGCCTCTACGAGGTGGCGAACGAAGGCACCTCGTGGGCGGCGCCGCTGCTGTTCACGATCGTGGTGAATGCCACGGGGTCGTTCCGTCAGGCGATCCTGTCGCTGCTGGTGCTGTTCGTCGCCGGCGGCGTCCTGCTGTGGCGGACGAACATAGATGTCGCGATCGACGAGGCCGCTGCGCCAACGCAGGTGGTGGCCGGGCAGTGA